GTACCATCCAAATCAAAAATTACTGCCATAATAACCAACTTTCTATGCGATATTCTTAAATGTATGATTGGTGTAATTGGGTTTGAAGAATTTACAATCTTCAACACCATTGGACCACTCATAGAATTCATTCAAGTCACTTGAGTTATCCCCAAAGTGCATGGGGAAGAAAAATTGTGGGCGAAGGAGTTCAACAATCCGTCGCGCCCCTTTATCATAGTCTTCTCCCATACGCGGGTCAATTGAAAACATCATAACATCAATTTTCCCAATATTCTGAAATTGTTCGAGCGCAAGTTCATAGGCTGTTTCTTCTTCATTAATTTCTTGTTTATTTGACATGGATGACCAATGCCAATTGTTGAGATCGCCACCATGTAAGATTGTCTTGTCCTTCTCCTTAATGAGGTAGCAGACACCTTCACGCGTTGTTTTTAGAACGTGAATTGTCGCAAATCCGGTATGAAAGGTATCGCCAACATCCATTTTATAGACGTTATTGAAAGGTGACGCAAGCACATCATACGATAAAAAAACGGGCTTCCTGTACGAGAATATAGCGTCGGTGTAGTGGTGTGACTCAGCGGTTGTCACAAAGAAATATGTCGGCTTGTGACTCATCAAATAGCGCGCGGGGACCTGACCTTCAACATAATCAAAAACATAAACAGCATTATCCGTTTCAACGATGTAACCACAGTGATTTATATATTCAACATTTAGCATAGGAAACCCTCCTTAACTTAAGTATAACAAATAAAAAGGCAGCCAGGCTACCTTCTTATCATTATTTAACTTAATTCTGTTTGACCTGAGTAAAGGGATGCATAGCGTCCGCCTTGCTCAACAAGTTCATCGTGACTTCCACGTTCGATGATGCGACCATGTTCGAGAACAATAATTGCATCAGAATTACGAACCGTTGAAAGTCGGTGGGCAATAATGAAGGTTGTACGACCTTTCATCAATGAATCCATTCCTTGTTCAATCAAGCGTTCCGTACGCGTATCAATTGATGACGTTGCTTCGTCAAGAATAAGAATACTTGGGTTTGCAACTGCAGCTCGGGCAATATTCAGCAATTGTTTTTGACCTTGTGACAGTTCAGAACCCGTACCGCTTATTTCAGTATCATAACCATGTTCTAATGTACGAATAAAGTGATGCGCGTTGGCAAGTTTTGCCGCTGCAATACATTCTTCATCCGTTGCATCCAGATTACCATAACGTATGTTCTCCATGATTGTTCCTGTAAAGAGGTTTGTATCTTGGAGCACCATCGCAATATGTTTTCGAAGACTAAGACGGTTTATCTTTGAGATATCATGTCCATCAATTAGAATCTTTCCAGAGTTAATATCATAGAATCGCGAAATTAAATTGGTAATGGTTGTCTTACCAGCACCGGTTGATCCAACAAAGGCAATTTTCTGTCCTGGTGCGGCCCAGAAAGTTACATCCTTCAAGACAGTGACGTTTTTAACATAACCAAACGTTACATCTTCGAATCGTACATCACCTTCAACAGTATCAAGAACTAGATCGGTATCACGAATTTCTTCTTCTTTCCAATCGAGCAATTCAAAGATACGCTCAGCGGATGCTATTGCTGATTGCAGTGTTGTAAATTGGCTGGATATTTCGTTAATTGGTTTTCCTTGTGTTCGTGTCATGTTAACATAGGCACCCAGATCACCAATACTTAAACGCCCATTTATGGCAAGGTATCCACCTACAATCCCAATAACAGCATACGATATCGTATTGATATTTTGCATCAGTGGATAAATCATAATTGATGTGATTTGCGCAAATTGCGAGTTTTTACGGTATACTTGATTTTTCTTTTGGAACTTCTCGCGTGCTTTCTCTTCATGATTAAAGAGTTGCATTACAACTTGACCTTCCATGGATTCTTCAACATATCCGTTTAGATCACCCAAAGACTGTTGCTGACGCTTGGAATAAATCCGTGATTTCTTAATAATGACATTTGACATTAAACTTAATAATGGCAGAATAATCATCGTCACAGCTGTTAGAATTGGGCTTAAAATAAACATGACCACAACGGTTCCGATAAGGGTAAAGATATTTATAACGATTGATGCCGCTGCAGTGTTCAATCCTTCACCCACCAAATCAATATCATTGGTAAATCGACTCATTAAATCACCGTGTGCGTTGGCATCATGGTAGGAAACCTTCATGCGCAAGACATGCGAGAACATTTCCTTACGAATTGTTTCAACGGTACGTTGTGATATTTTAACCATCAAACGTGCAGCGAGGAACATCGCACCAACTTCAATGGCAAAGATAATAGCAAGACCAATAAGTTGTGTTGTTAATGAACTAAACATAACTTCACGCGTGATGGTATTGTTCATCCCCTGTTCAATCGTTGCGATGAGTGGCGAGATTGCATAGGATCCATACAAACCTCCAAGTGTTGAAACAATGGAAGCGATAATAACAACGATGAGTAAGAATTTACTTTCACCGAGGTAAGATAGTAAGCGTAGAAGGGTTCCTTTTTGGTCCTTGGGTTTATGTTTCCCAATAACAAGACTTTGTTGACTCATTATTCAACACCTCCTTTACTCATTTGACTTTGATAGATTTCTTGGTAAACCTGGCATGTTTCAAGTAGCTCATCATGTGTTCCAAGTCCAACAATTTGTCCTTCATCCAGAACAACAATTTTATCAGAATCAGCAACTGAGCTAATCTTCTGCGCAATACTGATTACAGTAACATCCGAATACATTGCAGCGATTGATTCCTTAACTTTGGCTTCTGTAGCTGCATCAAGGGCACTTGTACTATCATCCAACACTAAAATTTTAGGATTAACCATCAGTGCTCGCGCAATACATAATCTTTGACGCTGTCCACCAGAAAAGTTTGTTCCACCTTGTTGTACTGGCGAATCGAATCCATGTTTGCTTTCTTCGATAAAGCCATAGATCGAAGCAGCCATTGTTGCTTGAATCATGTCTTCTTCTGTAGCATGTTCATTTCCAAGGCGTAAGTTCTCAGCAATTGTTCCCGTAAAGAGAACATTCTTTTGAGGTACGAAACCAAATTGACTTCTAAGGAACTTCATATCCAAATCACGAATATCATGGCCATCAAGGGTAATGCGTCCTTCAGTGACATCGATGAGACGAACCATAAGATTAATCAGAGAAGACTTACCACTTCCAGTAGACCCAATAATTCCAATATGTTGACCTGGAATAATATCCAAATTGATGTGTTTCAAGACATCATTGGCATCTTCGTAGTAACGGAATGATACATCTTCAAACTTAATATGTCCTTGGACGTTTGTAAGCAACTCTGGAGTCGCAATTGAATGAATATCAGCCTCAGTATCAAGGACTTCATTAAGTCGCAACACCGACGCTTTTGAGCGCGACACCATCATCAAGACGTTGGTAATCATCATCATTGAGAACATGGTAAAGCGTAGATAGTTAATGAACACTAACAGATCACCCACTTGAATTAAATGCATATCAACAATCAAGTACGATGAAATCCAAACAATAAAGATTGTGGCAAAGTGAATTGCGGCGGTTAACGCTGGATTCATGATAATCATCAAGTTCATTGCATCAACGTTTGCTTTGAAGAGCTGAGAGTTTTCATCGTTAAATTTCTCATCTTCTAAGTCTTCGCGAACAAACGATTTGATAACACGAATATTCATAAGGGATTCTTGAACTTTACGGTTCATCTTATCGACCATTTTTTGAAGTCTCACAAAACGTGGGAATCCCGCTTTAATTGTATAGATAAGAATTCCTGTTAAGAAGAGTACAGCTGCTAACATGACCCATGATAATTCAGGGCTGATAATATATGTAAGCACAACAGTACTGATTAGGAAAACAGGCGCACGAACTAAAAGACGCAAACACATCATCAAGGTTCGTTGTAAAAAGTTAACATCATTTGTTAACCGTGTAACAAGGGATGCTGTTTGAAAGTTAGACATATTCTTAATCGAAAATGTTTGAATGCGTTTGAAAACTGCTTCACGCAAACGCAATGCGAAATTATTTGACACTTGTGATGGGAAAACAAGTCCCAACATGGCAATTACTGCACCAGCAATTGCTAACCCTACCATTTTGAGCCCAACAGATACAATGATCCCAAAATCTGCTTGCGCGATTCCGACATCAATAATCTCGGCCATCAGTTGGATTTGATAGAGTTCTATGAATGCAACACCACCAACAAAGATAATCCCAAGTATTGCTGCGGGTATCTCTGGTTTGAAATACTTATAGAATTTTTTCATTCTTCGACTCCTTCTCTAAATCCTCTAACATGATTGTGAAATAGTCTTCAAGAATTGATTGTTGTTTGTCTGAAAGCGCGCGAAACAAAGCATTATCGATCCGATCAAAATTTTCAGTTAACTCGGGCATAATTGCTTTTCCTTTTTCCGATAAAAAAAGATTTTTTTCGCGACGATCAATTGTACTCACAACACGTTCAATATAACCGGATGCTTCAAGTCGTTTCAATGTCACCGAAACTGATTCCTTCGACAGTTTGATGATTTCGACAAGTTGCTTCTGAGTGATTCCGGGATTTCTATCTATTATATATAGAAATCGTGGTTGCCCCGTATACAAGTCAAATTCATCCAAATAGTCTTGTACATTTTGTCGGTGTTTAATGTTAATCTTCCGGAATAGCGTACTCAGCTGGTTATCCATT
The window above is part of the Erysipelothrix sp. HDW6C genome. Proteins encoded here:
- a CDS encoding MBL fold metallo-hydrolase, coding for MLNVEYINHCGYIVETDNAVYVFDYVEGQVPARYLMSHKPTYFFVTTAESHHYTDAIFSYRKPVFLSYDVLASPFNNVYKMDVGDTFHTGFATIHVLKTTREGVCYLIKEKDKTILHGGDLNNWHWSSMSNKQEINEEETAYELALEQFQNIGKIDVMMFSIDPRMGEDYDKGARRIVELLRPQFFFPMHFGDNSSDLNEFYEWSNGVEDCKFFKPNYTNHTFKNIA
- a CDS encoding ABC transporter ATP-binding protein, with the translated sequence MSQQSLVIGKHKPKDQKGTLLRLLSYLGESKFLLIVVIIASIVSTLGGLYGSYAISPLIATIEQGMNNTITREVMFSSLTTQLIGLAIIFAIEVGAMFLAARLMVKISQRTVETIRKEMFSHVLRMKVSYHDANAHGDLMSRFTNDIDLVGEGLNTAAASIVINIFTLIGTVVVMFILSPILTAVTMIILPLLSLMSNVIIKKSRIYSKRQQQSLGDLNGYVEESMEGQVVMQLFNHEEKAREKFQKKNQVYRKNSQFAQITSIMIYPLMQNINTISYAVIGIVGGYLAINGRLSIGDLGAYVNMTRTQGKPINEISSQFTTLQSAIASAERIFELLDWKEEEIRDTDLVLDTVEGDVRFEDVTFGYVKNVTVLKDVTFWAAPGQKIAFVGSTGAGKTTITNLISRFYDINSGKILIDGHDISKINRLSLRKHIAMVLQDTNLFTGTIMENIRYGNLDATDEECIAAAKLANAHHFIRTLEHGYDTEISGTGSELSQGQKQLLNIARAAVANPSILILDEATSSIDTRTERLIEQGMDSLMKGRTTFIIAHRLSTVRNSDAIIVLEHGRIIERGSHDELVEQGGRYASLYSGQTELS
- a CDS encoding ABC transporter ATP-binding protein — protein: MKKFYKYFKPEIPAAILGIIFVGGVAFIELYQIQLMAEIIDVGIAQADFGIIVSVGLKMVGLAIAGAVIAMLGLVFPSQVSNNFALRLREAVFKRIQTFSIKNMSNFQTASLVTRLTNDVNFLQRTLMMCLRLLVRAPVFLISTVVLTYIISPELSWVMLAAVLFLTGILIYTIKAGFPRFVRLQKMVDKMNRKVQESLMNIRVIKSFVREDLEDEKFNDENSQLFKANVDAMNLMIIMNPALTAAIHFATIFIVWISSYLIVDMHLIQVGDLLVFINYLRFTMFSMMMITNVLMMVSRSKASVLRLNEVLDTEADIHSIATPELLTNVQGHIKFEDVSFRYYEDANDVLKHINLDIIPGQHIGIIGSTGSGKSSLINLMVRLIDVTEGRITLDGHDIRDLDMKFLRSQFGFVPQKNVLFTGTIAENLRLGNEHATEEDMIQATMAASIYGFIEESKHGFDSPVQQGGTNFSGGQRQRLCIARALMVNPKILVLDDSTSALDAATEAKVKESIAAMYSDVTVISIAQKISSVADSDKIVVLDEGQIVGLGTHDELLETCQVYQEIYQSQMSKGGVE
- a CDS encoding MarR family winged helix-turn-helix transcriptional regulator, whose product is MDNQLSTLFRKINIKHRQNVQDYLDEFDLYTGQPRFLYIIDRNPGITQKQLVEIIKLSKESVSVTLKRLEASGYIERVVSTIDRREKNLFLSEKGKAIMPELTENFDRIDNALFRALSDKQQSILEDYFTIMLEDLEKESKNEKIL